From Lolium perenne isolate Kyuss_39 chromosome 5, Kyuss_2.0, whole genome shotgun sequence, a single genomic window includes:
- the LOC127301487 gene encoding pentatricopeptide repeat-containing protein At5g10690 isoform X2 has protein sequence MMLIRPRFLSPSPASSRREPLLPTLSAPPEPSRTFSSSYSSSARPPRPSPNERPLPNLRRLTARIVDLTRRKQLAQIMAEVEASKRRARSGRGGGTNIIVMNAVLEACVSCGDVDLAVQLFDEMRGPMGCGVDAVSYGILLKGLGIARRIDEAFEILESIEKDTSVGCPSLSPHLICGFLNTLIEAGDMRRANALVARFRQVLYEGQSVLLYNLLMKGYIKSNFPLGALTVKDEILRQGLKPDRLTYNTIIFACVKSEEIEKAFQFLKDMKEEAKRDDNPELLPDAVTYTTLLKGLGNSQDLYSVLKIVVEMKSSLILIDRTAYTAMADAFLACGSIDGALCIFGELIKQVGTNKDLRPKPHLYLSIMRAFATIGDFDMVKRLYKRMWPDSAGSISRSAKQEAVELLMEAALNNNQIDVAKGLLRRIVKGKEHFSWTSRVGLMDAPLLSMARQPLCVPTSTSLEHVMDLLLREKCEMVIVVKSGNMYEGSYTSSSRPLGVFSLAILSKFTTNRSNTHDTSVSRVVP, from the exons ATGATGCTGATAAGGCCGCGGTTCCTCTCCCCCTCgccggcctcctcccgccgcgagCCCCTCCTCCCCACCCTCTCCGCGCCTCCCGAGCCTTCCagaaccttctcctcctcctactcctcctcCGCTCGCCCGCCCCGCCCCTCCCCCAACGAGCGCCCACTGCCCAACCTCCGCCGCCTCACCGCCCGCATCGTCGACCTCACCCGTCGCAAGCAGCTCGCCCAG ATcatggcggaggtggaggcgtccAAGCGGCGCGCGCGCTCCGGCAGGGGCGGGGGGACCAACATCATCGTCATGAACGCCGTGCTCGAGGCCTGCGTGAGCTGCGGCGACGTCGACCTCGCCGTCCAGCTCTTCGACGAAATGCGGGGGCCCATGGGGTGCGGCGTCGACGCCGTCTCCTACGGTATCCTGCTCAAG GGTCTGGGGATAGCTAGAAGGATTGATGAAGCATTCGAGATACTGGAATCAATTGAGAAAGATACTTCTGTTGGGTGCCCCAGCCTCTCTCCTCATCTTATCTGTGGTTTTCTAAACACACTTATCGAAGCAG GAGATATGAGGCGTGCCAATGCTCTTGTTGCCCGTTTTCGGCAAGTCCTTTATGAAGGCCAATCTGTGTTACTATACAACTTACTGATGAAG GGATACATAAAAAGCAACTTCCCTCTGGGAGCTTTGACTGTTAAAGATGAGATATTGCGCCAAGGGTTGAAGCCTGATAGATTGACATACAACACCATCATTTTTGCTTGCGTGAAATCAGAAGAGATTGAGAAGGCTTTCCAGTTTCTTAAAGATATGAAG GAAGAAGCTAAAAGGGATGATAATCCTGAACTCCTCCCGGATGCTGTTACCTACACAACATTACTTAAG GGTTTAGGAAATAGCCAAGATCTTTATTCAGTTTTGAAGATTGTGGTGGAGATGAAATCGTCACTTATTTTAATTGATAGGACTGCATATACAGCTATGGCAGATGCCTTTCTAGCTTGCGGTTCCATTGATG GGGCTCTTTGCATTTTTGGCGAGTTAATAAAGCAGGTTGGCACCAACAAAGACTTGAGGCCCAAACCTCATCTTTATCTTTCAATCATGAGAGCTTTTGCTACTATAGGTGATTTTGATATGGTAAAGAGACTGTACAAACGCATGTGGCCAGATTCAGCTGGATCCATTAGCCGTTCAGCTAAACAAGAGGCAGTTGAGCTATTAATGGAAGCTGCTTTAAATAACAATCAG atagatgtggCTAAAGGACTTCTCAGAAGGATAGTTAAGGGGAAGGAGCATTTCTCTTGGACAAGTAGAGTAGGCCTG ATGGATGCGCCTCTTCTTTCAATGGCGAGACAACCACTCTGCGTGCCCACTTCAACCTCGCTTGAGCATGTGATGGATCTCCTCCTCAGAGAGAAATGTGAAATGGTGATTGTGGTGAAAAGCGGCAACATGTACGAAGGCAGTTACACATCCAGCTCAAGGCCACTGGGAGTTTTCTCCCTGGCTATCTTGTCGAAGTTCACCACCAACAGGTCGAACACCCATGACACATCCGTCTCCAGGGTAGTACCCTGA
- the LOC127301487 gene encoding pentatricopeptide repeat-containing protein At5g10690 isoform X1: MMLIRPRFLSPSPASSRREPLLPTLSAPPEPSRTFSSSYSSSARPPRPSPNERPLPNLRRLTARIVDLTRRKQLAQIMAEVEASKRRARSGRGGGTNIIVMNAVLEACVSCGDVDLAVQLFDEMRGPMGCGVDAVSYGILLKGLGIARRIDEAFEILESIEKDTSVGCPSLSPHLICGFLNTLIEAGDMRRANALVARFRQVLYEGQSVLLYNLLMKGYIKSNFPLGALTVKDEILRQGLKPDRLTYNTIIFACVKSEEIEKAFQFLKDMKEEAKRDDNPELLPDAVTYTTLLKGLGNSQDLYSVLKIVVEMKSSLILIDRTAYTAMADAFLACGSIDGALCIFGELIKQVGTNKDLRPKPHLYLSIMRAFATIGDFDMVKRLYKRMWPDSAGSISRSAKQEAVELLMEAALNNNQIDVAKGLLRRIVKGKEHFSWTSRVGLVALKVETLSGFTNSPLRPHVFPQILLNDPVEKYMLPFRETRPLCGDLILGNVVMRFLKDSVVPLVNDWGACTGIVHSHDCTEMDAPLLSMARQPLCVPTSTSLEHVMDLLLREKCEMVIVVKSGNMYEGSYTSSSRPLGVFSLAILSKFTTNRSNTHDTSVSRVVP; the protein is encoded by the exons ATGATGCTGATAAGGCCGCGGTTCCTCTCCCCCTCgccggcctcctcccgccgcgagCCCCTCCTCCCCACCCTCTCCGCGCCTCCCGAGCCTTCCagaaccttctcctcctcctactcctcctcCGCTCGCCCGCCCCGCCCCTCCCCCAACGAGCGCCCACTGCCCAACCTCCGCCGCCTCACCGCCCGCATCGTCGACCTCACCCGTCGCAAGCAGCTCGCCCAG ATcatggcggaggtggaggcgtccAAGCGGCGCGCGCGCTCCGGCAGGGGCGGGGGGACCAACATCATCGTCATGAACGCCGTGCTCGAGGCCTGCGTGAGCTGCGGCGACGTCGACCTCGCCGTCCAGCTCTTCGACGAAATGCGGGGGCCCATGGGGTGCGGCGTCGACGCCGTCTCCTACGGTATCCTGCTCAAG GGTCTGGGGATAGCTAGAAGGATTGATGAAGCATTCGAGATACTGGAATCAATTGAGAAAGATACTTCTGTTGGGTGCCCCAGCCTCTCTCCTCATCTTATCTGTGGTTTTCTAAACACACTTATCGAAGCAG GAGATATGAGGCGTGCCAATGCTCTTGTTGCCCGTTTTCGGCAAGTCCTTTATGAAGGCCAATCTGTGTTACTATACAACTTACTGATGAAG GGATACATAAAAAGCAACTTCCCTCTGGGAGCTTTGACTGTTAAAGATGAGATATTGCGCCAAGGGTTGAAGCCTGATAGATTGACATACAACACCATCATTTTTGCTTGCGTGAAATCAGAAGAGATTGAGAAGGCTTTCCAGTTTCTTAAAGATATGAAG GAAGAAGCTAAAAGGGATGATAATCCTGAACTCCTCCCGGATGCTGTTACCTACACAACATTACTTAAG GGTTTAGGAAATAGCCAAGATCTTTATTCAGTTTTGAAGATTGTGGTGGAGATGAAATCGTCACTTATTTTAATTGATAGGACTGCATATACAGCTATGGCAGATGCCTTTCTAGCTTGCGGTTCCATTGATG GGGCTCTTTGCATTTTTGGCGAGTTAATAAAGCAGGTTGGCACCAACAAAGACTTGAGGCCCAAACCTCATCTTTATCTTTCAATCATGAGAGCTTTTGCTACTATAGGTGATTTTGATATGGTAAAGAGACTGTACAAACGCATGTGGCCAGATTCAGCTGGATCCATTAGCCGTTCAGCTAAACAAGAGGCAGTTGAGCTATTAATGGAAGCTGCTTTAAATAACAATCAG atagatgtggCTAAAGGACTTCTCAGAAGGATAGTTAAGGGGAAGGAGCATTTCTCTTGGACAAGTAGAGTAGGCCTG GTGGCACTAAAAGTTGAAACGCTATCTGGATTCACCAACTCTCCTCTTAGACCGCATGTATTTCCACAG ATTCTCTTGAATGATCCCGTCGAGAAGTATATGCTTCCATTTCGAGAAACTAGACCGCTATGTGGTGACTTAATATTGGGGAACGTTGTGATGCGATTCTTAAAAGACTCTGTGGTTCCTCTTGTGAATGACTGGGGGGCTTGTACTGGAATTGTTCACAGCCATGATTGTACGGAG ATGGATGCGCCTCTTCTTTCAATGGCGAGACAACCACTCTGCGTGCCCACTTCAACCTCGCTTGAGCATGTGATGGATCTCCTCCTCAGAGAGAAATGTGAAATGGTGATTGTGGTGAAAAGCGGCAACATGTACGAAGGCAGTTACACATCCAGCTCAAGGCCACTGGGAGTTTTCTCCCTGGCTATCTTGTCGAAGTTCACCACCAACAGGTCGAACACCCATGACACATCCGTCTCCAGGGTAGTACCCTGA